The Ipomoea triloba cultivar NCNSP0323 chromosome 14, ASM357664v1 region taataaactttaaagattCGCATTTAAGTACTACCGTTCTTATATTTTAGTATCTAAGTGTAATAacttattttcatttcttacaATTCTTAACGCTATTGATATAGGGGCGATCAACCGAGTACCGAAACCCATGTTCAAATAGTGGAGGACATAAAACAAGATTTGGATGATCACAATGTCTTGGTCAAATGTTTCCGTTGGGCTCAAACGCATATAAAATGCAATCCACAATCAGAGTTCAAGATGAGATTGATTGGTAAGCGGAATGGGGATGCGAGAACATACAATTTGCCCACTGTATCGGAAGTCGCTGCACTTATAGTGGGGGATCTCGATCCGGCGCTTGGTCATAGGGATATTATAGTAGAGACAAACGCCGGATATCTAAAGCGGATAAACGAGTTGAACCCTGCGTACTTACCATTACAGTATCCGCTGTTGTTTCCTTTCAGAGAGGACGGATATAGGGAGGACATTCAATTCAATTTGGATAGGCTCAGACCCACCGGTGGCAGAACTAAGGTCTCGCAGCGAGAATTCTTTGCGTACAGGATACATGAGCGGTTTGGTGAGCTGTCTACGTTACTACATGCAAAGAGACTTTTCCAACAGTTTCTGGTTGATGCATACACAATGGTGGAATCAAGCCGGCTTCTATATATTCGAAATAATCAAAGAGCGCTACGCTGTGAGGCATACAAAGGTCTTTCAGATGCTTTGACGCGAGGGGAAGTTGATACTAGCAATCAAGGAAAAAGAATCATTTTACCGTCAAGTTTCACAGGGGGGGCTCGATATATGATACAGAATTATCAGGATGCGATGGCGATTTGTCGTGCCAAAGGTTATCCAAACTTATTTATAACATTCACATGTAACCCGAAGTGGCCAGAGATCCAAAGGTACATGCTAAGATCAAACCTCAAACCAGAAGATAGACCTGACATTTTGTGCAGGGTTTTCAAGATAAAGCTCGATGAATTGGTGAAGGAAATTCGTGCGGGAAAGCTTTTTGGAAAAGTTGTGGCAGGtgaattaattttgtattaatttcaaaatatcTAATATTATACATCTTAATTTCCAATAGTCACTCTATAGATCAACATCtaatatctattttgattttttcgGTAATTTACATGCAGTTGTATACACCATAGAATTTCAAAAGAGAGGTCTACCACACGCTCACATTCTGATTTTCCTAGAAAGACGGCCTCAATGCTTTACAGCAGATATGATTGACCAATTTATTTCAACCGAGATACCGGACCCAATAATGGACAACGCATATTTTAATGCTGTTGACGAGTTTATGATTCACGGGCCATGTGGTAGAGCAAGGCCTAAATCTCCATGCATGGCAAACAACAAGTGTTCTAAACACTTCCCTAAGAAATATGCAGATGTGTCAACATTAGATGATGATGGATATCCAATCTACAGACGTCGTTCAAATGGTCGAACAATTGATAAGAATGGTATAAAGTTGGATAGTAGATATGTGGTGCCACATAATAGATACCTTCTTCTCAAATACAAAGCCCACATCAACGTAGAATGGTGTAACCAATCTAGATCAATCAAGTATCTGTTCAAGTATGTGAACAAAGGCAATGACAGGGTAACCGCAGAATTCTATAAGAGCACCGCAGATGACCATGCAAGTGAGCATGTTGACGAAATTACTATGTTCTACGATTGTAGATACGTGTCAGCATGCGAAGCTGCATGGAGATTGTTAAGCTTTGAGGTCCAGTACAGGCACCCGCCTGTGGAGAGGTTGAGCTTCCATTTGCCGGATTGTCAATCAGTGGTATTCCAGGACGATGACAGAATTGAGAATGTGTTAAGTCGACCAACTGTATACCAGAGTATGTTTACCGCGTGGTTTGATGCTAACAAGAAGTTTCAATCGGCAAGGGAGTTAGCTTATATTGACATGCCAACAAGATTTGTATGGAAGAAGGATATTAGAGAATGGCATCCGAGGAAGAGGGGTTTCTCTATTGGAAGAATATTTTACGTACCGCCTGGCAGTGgagaaatttattatttgagatGTCTCTTAAATGTAGTTCGTGGTCCTACTAATTTTGATGACATCAAGTCGTATCAAGGTGTAGTATATCCATCATTTATGGATGCATGCTATGCAAGAGGGCTTTTAGATGATGACAGAGAATACATAGATGCAATCAATGAAGCAAGTCTTTGGTCTACTGCAACAGCAATGAGAAAATTTTTTGTAGTCTTATTAACATCCAACTTGGTTAACCGGCCCGAAAACGTATGGTGTCAAGTATGGCATCACTTGGCAGAGGACGTACTATTTAATAGGCGGAGGTTATTCTCCAATGATGGTAAGTATTCTATTCTAAAATTattgtgttttaataattattttaacttatgtACTATAGCGTTAAtagcatttatttttttttaacaatgcaCTCTGTAAAATGCAGATCTGAGTTTGTCTGATGATGAGAAGAAGGATTTAGCATTAATTGAGATTGAGCGATTGTTACAAAAGTACAACAAGTCCTTGAAAGATTACCCTCATATGCCAATTCCAATTCTTGAAGAATCTTGGAACCACAACAATCGTTTGTTGTGTGATGAGCTTGGATATGATCGGGATGCTCTACTTATAGAGAGCGGCAGGTTAGAAAGTCAATTAACTGATGAGCAATCTTTGGTGTACAACACGATCCTAAATGATGTACAAGAACAGAAGGGcggctttttctttgtttatggaTATGGCGGCACCGGAAAGACATTTGTTTGGAAAGCACTCTCTGCAAAAATAAGGTCACAAGGAAAAGTGGTCCTTAATGTTGCATCTAGCGGTATTGCTTCTTTGCTCTTGCCAGGCGGTCGGACAGCTCACTCGCGGTTTGCTATACCTATTGCCATTACAGAAGACTCGACATGCAACATATCTCAAGGTAGCCATCTTGCCCAACTATTGATAACTGCAAAGCTTATAATATGGGACgaagcaccaatgatgcacaaacattaCTTCGAATGTCTAGATAGAACTTTGAGAGATCTTATGCGGGTCTTCGAATGTCTAGATAGAACTTTGAGAGATCTTATGCGGGTCCAAGATTGCAATAGTGGTAGTAAGACATTTGTTATGCGGGTCCAAGATTGCAATAGTGGTAGTAAGACATTTGGTGGTAAAACGATGGTATTAGGAGGTGATTTTAGACAAATACTACCGGTTGTGCCGAAAGGATCAAGGCAAGATATTGTTTCTGCAACAATAAACTCTTCTTACTTGTGGGGATCATGTCAAGTCTTGAGGTTAACAAAGAATCTTCGCCTAAATACAGATGAACAAGGTGCTAATATTGAGGATATTAAAGATTTTGCCCAGTGGTTGGCCCAAATCGGCGATGGTATCTTGGGAGGCCCTAATGACGGCTATGCCAAAGTTAAAATTCCTCAAGAAATGTTGTTGCCATCGACAGGGGACAACATAGCAACTATTGTGGATAATATTTTTCCAAGGTTCAAAG contains the following coding sequences:
- the LOC116003872 gene encoding uncharacterized protein LOC116003872 yields the protein MGGLLPQDGSSPKFAQLYIHDTENEVENRINAFRGDQPSTETHVQIVEDIKQDLDDHNVLVKCFRWAQTHIKCNPQSEFKMRLIGKRNGDARTYNLPTVSEVAALIVGDLDPALGHRDIIVETNAGYLKRINELNPAYLPLQYPLLFPFREDGYREDIQFNLDRLRPTGGRTKVSQREFFAYRIHERFGELSTLLHAKRLFQQFLVDAYTMVESSRLLYIRNNQRALRCEAYKGLSDALTRGEVDTSNQGKRIILPSSFTGGARYMIQNYQDAMAICRAKGYPNLFITFTCNPKWPEIQRYMLRSNLKPEDRPDILCRVFKIKLDELVKEIRAGKLFGKVVAVVYTIEFQKRGLPHAHILIFLERRPQCFTADMIDQFISTEIPDPIMDNAYFNAVDEFMIHGPCGRARPKSPCMANNKCSKHFPKKYADVSTLDDDGYPIYRRRSNGRTIDKNGIKLDSRYVVPHNRYLLLKYKAHINVEWCNQSRSIKYLFKYVNKGNDRVTAEFYKSTADDHASEHVDEITMFYDCRYVSACEAAWRLLSFEVQYRHPPVERLSFHLPDCQSVVFQDDDRIENVLSRPTVYQSMFTAWFDANKKFQSARELAYIDMPTRFVWKKDIREWHPRKRGFSIGRIFYVPPGSGEIYYLRCLLNVVRGPTNFDDIKSYQGVVYPSFMDACYARGLLDDDREYIDAINEASLWSTATAMRKFFVVLLTSNLVNRPENVWCQVWHHLAEDVLFNRRRLFSNDDLSLSDDEKKDLALIEIERLLQKYNKSLKDYPHMPIPILEESWNHNNRLLCDELGYDRDALLIESGRLESQLTDEQSLVYNTILNDVQEQKGGFFFVYGYGGTGKTFVWKALSAKIRSQGKVVLNVASSGIASLLLPGGRTAHSRFAIPIAITEDSTCNISQGSHLAQLLITAKLIIWDEAPMMHKHYFECLDRTLRDLMRVFECLDRTLRDLMRVQDCNSGSKTFVMRVQDCNSGSKTFGGKTMVLGGDFRQILPVVPKGSRQDIVSATINSSYLWGSCQVLRLTKNLRLNTDEQGANIEDIKDFAQWLAQIGDGILGGPNDGYAKVKIPQEMLLPSTGDNIATIVDNIFPRFKEGCCHQEYMESRAILAPTLDVVNAVNEYMTDLHVAESRTYLSCETVCKADSNNGILSDMHTPEFLNGLKASGIPNHALTLKVGSPVMLLRNIDHAMGLCSGTRLIITRLSEHVIEAKIVVGHNAGQIVLIPRKSMTPTNTRLPFNFQRRQFPLVLAYAMTINKS